The region TGCTGCCTGTATActgaaaatatgaaaatggaatgTCCTGTAGTAATTGCTTGCTAGTTTCTACTGGGTAAAAGGCGAAGCAACACCTCCATTTTTGAGAGACAGACACACCATCAGACTCAACGGACTCGGTAAAAATGCTTGAGTTTGACAAGCGATTCGGCCATCAAATTTTGATCCTGAAGTTTCTTTTTAAAGTTGGAAGCGATGTGGAGAGTGGGCAGCTCAAGTCTTTTTCTGCTGCTGTCTTTTTCCGCTGGTTAGTCTGCATCCCGGAATACAACCTAAAAAACTCCTCTCGAAACTTCTGCGACAGTGCAAGAGCCTGTTGCTCTGACCAAGTTATCTCAAAGCAGGAAATGTATGAATTGGTCGAGTAAAGGCTTGAATTCAGGGTGCCATGATCGCCCGTGCAATGGCCCTAAGTGTTTGTTGACCCACATTGCCTGTCCAACGTGTAAACGGACGCGCCCTCTTAAGTCGTAATGCGGACTCGTGTGCTCACTATCATGACATTTTCGTCAGAATAGCAGGAAAAATATCACACCAACACACCACAAGTACAGGTCGTCCTGGATGACCATAATAGGCTGTATATACAGTGAATCGAGAACGCCAGGGCCGGGCCGGCTCAGGTGCGCGCCATCAGTAGTTCCACAGGCTGACCTCGCAGTCGTAGTCCTCCTCGATCCACGTCGACGGCCCAGCCAATGGCGGTGGCTCGATGAGCATGCCGTGCGCCATGTCAAGGTAGCTCTGCATTTCGAATTCCAATCCATCCATGAGGTAGTAAGGAGAGTTTGCGACGAGCTCCGCGTTCCCCGCGTCTACCGGCGAAGCAGCCGGCACCTCGGTAGCTGCATTCCGCTGCCCAGGCGCCGGGCGGAACAGTTCAGCCGCCTCGACCGCGGCCCGGCGTATCTCGTCGTGGCCGCCCCCCTGCGGCGGCACCCGCAGCGTGCGCGGCGAGTCGGCGAAGTTGAGGCACGCGGCGCGGCCGCGGAGCGCGAGGGCGGCGACGTCGTGCGCGCGAGCCGCCATCTcggcggtgtcgaaggtgccgagccATAGCCTCTGCTTCCCGTGCGGCTCGCGCAGCTCGCAGACCCACCGGCCGGGGTTCCTGCTGCGCACCCCCTTGTACACCGGGTGCCTCGTCTCCCTGACCTTGGTCCTCCCCGTCcgccgcttgggcggcgccgacGACACCGTCATGTACGTGCCCTCCTCCCGGTCGCCGGCCGCCGGAGACTTCGTTCCCGACGACGAGTAGCCGCTGCCGCAGTACTTCCGCTCCATCAGTGATCAGTCCGTTCGAGGTGGACTTGTGTGCCTCAGTGGCAGTGCCTGGCTTGGTTTGAGTTTGGGTTTGGGAGGGAAATATCCGGCGGCGGTTTATATAGCTACGCatctgatggatggatggatgggatgGGAGGGAGTGCGTGCGGTGCGCTGCTGCAAACGCGGGGTGACACGAGGAGCCAGCCGGAGTGAAGTGAAGGTTCGATGTGCCATGGGCGGGAGTAGGCTCTCGCGGGCGCGGCGNNNNNNNNNNNNNNNNNNNNNNNNNNNNNNNNNNNNNNNNNNNNNNNNNNNNNNNNNNNNNNNNNNNNNNNNNNNNNNNNNNNNNNNNNNNNNNNNNNNNNNNNNNNNNNNNNNNNNNNNNNNNNNNNNNNNNNNNNNNNNNNNNNNNNNNNNNNNNNNNNNNNNNNNNNNNNNNNNNNNNNNNNNNNNNNNNNNNNNNNNNNNNNNNNNNNNNNNNNNNNNNNNNNNNNNNNNNNNNNNNNNNNNNNNNNNNNNNNNNNNNNNNNNNNNNNNNNNNNNNNNNNNNNNNNNNNNNNNNNNNNNNNNNNNNNNNNNNNNNNNNNNNNNNNNNNNNNNNNNNNNNNNNNNNNNNNNNNNNNNNNNNNNNNNTTTTTTGGATAGGTGGGGTGTTTCAGTTGGCTCTCAAACCAGCTGGAAGCTGCACGGAAGGCGATGGTGACGCCCGCGACGCGCTGCCATGGGCCATTTTGGGTTGCGACGGCGCGCGATCGAGCGTTGTGGGCTGCTGGGCTCTGCTTTTGTTCGTTTCTGGGTTTGG is a window of Triticum dicoccoides isolate Atlit2015 ecotype Zavitan chromosome 2B, WEW_v2.0, whole genome shotgun sequence DNA encoding:
- the LOC119368112 gene encoding dehydration-responsive element-binding protein 1E-like, producing MERKYCGSGYSSSGTKSPAAGDREEGTYMTVSSAPPKRRTGRTKVRETRHPVYKGVRSRNPGRWVCELREPHGKQRLWLGTFDTAEMAARAHDVAALALRGRAACLNFADSPRTLRVPPQGGGHDEIRRAAVEAAELFRPAPGQRNAATEVPAASPVDAGNAELVANSPYYLMDGLEFEMQSYLDMAHGMLIEPPPLAGPSTWIEEDYDCEVSLWNY